In the genome of Nonomuraea sp. NBC_00507, the window CGAGGAGCCCTCCTTCGGCACGCTGCAACCCCGCTCCCGCCCATGTGGTGTAGAACCTTCTGGACCGCTTGTCCTGAACCTGCGTGACACTCGACGACCGCTCGGGGAGATCGGCGATCACCTCGGCCAGCTCACCCGGTGTCTGGGAGGCGTAGGCCGCCTCGGTGCGTGTGTTGAGCTCCTCCGGAGTAAGCAACCCCTCAGCCGAAGCCGCCCGCAGACGCTCCACAACCGCGTCCCGGTCGATCTCAGACGCTCGGGTGATCTCTGGGTCGCTCACACCCGTGAGGCTACGTTGAAGCTGTGACCCCATCAATGGGGCTGTGGTCCGTTAGGTGTCCGGGCGGGGCCGGAGCGGGGGCAAGCCGGTTACCAAACTTGGTCTCGCTCGTGGGTTAGCCAGTGGTGGTGGACGAGAGGGCATGGTCCACGTGACACATCGAGCGCATCGCCCGGCTGGGGCCGCAGGCGCGAGCCCTCGGCTCACGAAGGTCACTCGGACTCTCTGCCCGGTTCCTTCGGCGTCTTCGAGCTCAGCGAGTTCCAGCGCCTCGTGGTTCCCGCTCGCCTTGAATGGACGAGTAGCCGGAGCTATGGCCGATATTCAAGCTAGCGAGATATCATCGTCGTATGGAGCTCATTCCCATCAGTGAAGCGAAGGACCGGCTGACCGAGCTGGCCGATCGGGCTGCCCGGGAGCACGATCACTTCACTCTCACCCGCAACGGACGACCCCACGCCGTCATTGTTTCCATGGCCGAGTGGGAGTCCCTGCAGGAGACCCTGGAGATCCTCGCCGACCCGGAGACACGCGCCGACCTGGTCGAGGCCGCCGCCGAGGAGAGCGGCGACGTGACCACAGAGGAGGAGATGGCCGCCATCATGGCGGCGCGCTTTGGTAAGGCGAGCGCGTGAGTGACCGCTACACGATCCTCCTAGCCCCGCCCGCTCGGCGCGCGCTCACCTCGGGCTTGCCCGAGACTGTGGCGGCCGCGGCCTGGGAGTTGATCAGCGGCGCGATCGCGCGTGAGCCGTGGCGCGTCGGCAAACCCCTGCAAGAGCCGTACGAAGGACTACACGTCGCCCGGCGTGGGACTTATCTGGTCGTCTACCGCATCGACGAGGATAAGCACACTGTCACGATTCAGACGATCAAACATCGTCGAGACGCCTACCGCCCGTAACGAGCGGGAAGGCCGGTCGTCGACGGGAGTGGAGCCGAGAACGCGGACGTAGAAGTCTGCGAAGGCGTCGAGGTCTTCGGCGAACACTTCCGTCCGGGGCGCTGCTGGCAAGGGCCCCACACCGCCCAGGCGATCCAGATCAAACGCCGCCACATCGACCACAAGACCGGCAAGACTGCCATCGTCACGATCTACGCCGTCGCCGGCCTCTCACCCGGACGGGTCATCCGCCCAGATCGCCGCACTGATCCGCGGCCACTGGACCACAGATCCCGGCGGCCTTCAGCTACTCGGTCTTACTACATGAGATCGCTTCGGCCCTGACCTCTGCTCTGATCGGGGAAAGACTCTCCAGGAGCCGATCGCCATCGACGCCGAACTGAGTCACCTTGCCCGGGGCCGCGAGGACTGCATATTGGAGAGCCGTAACAGTGTCTACCGCAGCCAGATGTAGCGCCAGAAACACCCCGGCCAGGATCTCACCGGCGTGAGTAGTGTCGACCGCGGCCACCCGGCATGTGGCAACAGGACAAACCTGGCCGTCCTCAACGTACGAGGCTCCCCGGGGCCCATGCTTGACAACGATCGGAACGTCGGGAATTCGTACAGGCTCTAGATCCGGTCACGCCTTCGGGTCGAGATACCAGATCTGCGTGCCGGCGTTCGAGCACGGGGTGACCCGTGCCTCGGCGCCGTCCGCCGTGGAGCCGTTGGCGACGTCCAGGCACAGTGCCTGGTTGTTGCGGGGTTTGAGCACATAAGCGGATCTGCCGACCGCGACCGGCAGCCATTGCTGCGCGCCGGTGCCGTTGCACGTCCACAGGTGCGCCTTGTCGCCGGGATCCACCGAGATGTTGCCGTTGGGCACGTCCAGGCACTTGCCCGATTTCGGGTTGACGAAGGAGAACACGCCGGCGGCCCGGCGCACCGGGCGCCACTGCTGGGCGAGCGCGCCGTTGCAGGTCCACTGCTGGATGCGGGTGCCGTTCTCCGTCGCTCCCGCGTCGACGTCCAGGCAGCGGCGGCTGGCCAGGTTGACGGCTCGGTAGACGGCCGTGGTGGACACGCCGGTGGCGTCGCCGGTGCCGTGCGCCAGACCGGTGGCGACGTACGCCTTGCAGGTGCCGTCGGTCACGTCGGTGGCGATCTCCAGGACCTGGGTGCGGTCCTGGGAGGGCAGCAGCGGTGAGCTGTAGTTTTGGCAAGGCAGGTACAGGTTGGGGTTCGGCGGGGTGAGGTCGACGTCGACCTTGACCGGGGCGTCGATCTCGTACCAGGCGCCCATGCCGCCCGCGGTGTTGACGAGGATGGTCCGGCCGCTCTCCGGGAGGACGGTGGCGTCTCCGCGGTCGCCGCCGGTGCGCACCAGCTTGGCGACCACCAGGATCCGCCCGTCGGGGCCGCCGCCGGGGGCCCAGGCCAGGGTGGGCGCGTGGGCGAGGTGCTTGCCGTCTGCCGTTCGGATGATGGTGCCGCGATCCTCCGGGTTC includes:
- a CDS encoding PfkB family carbohydrate kinase; this translates as MPDVPIVVKHGPRGASYVEDGQVCPVATCRVAAVDTTHAGEILAGVFLALHLAAVDTVTALQYAVLAAPGKVTQFGVDGDRLLESLSPIRAEVRAEAISCSKTE
- a CDS encoding type II toxin-antitoxin system Phd/YefM family antitoxin; protein product: MELIPISEAKDRLTELADRAAREHDHFTLTRNGRPHAVIVSMAEWESLQETLEILADPETRADLVEAAAEESGDVTTEEEMAAIMAARFGKASA
- a CDS encoding type II toxin-antitoxin system RelE family toxin — protein: MSDRYTILLAPPARRALTSGLPETVAAAAWELISGAIAREPWRVGKPLQEPYEGLHVARRGTYLVVYRIDEDKHTVTIQTIKHRRDAYRP
- a CDS encoding RICIN domain-containing protein; translation: MRSAGVTRLRRVLLALLLGTGIGVAAPAEASVEQGTPLLSPGQAWYPRVIRLQHADTAHNGRVLASTNTGAGGTIHESTDGGLTFRPISEIRPDLAAGEFACCSALFEFPRQLGAGAAGTLIWATSINAVGGGEDQPDPNARIVGWTSTDHGYTWTPLPGPIVTGSTGHGLWEPEFSEASGQLVMHFSDKTQQPRYGQTLARVRSDDGGRTWSTKVNTVAVDAAADVNAEDSPGMPVVRRLPNGSYLMVYEYCDIRPVANGHGCRVYLRTSPDGWNWGNPEDRGTIIRTADGKHLAHAPTLAWAPGGGPDGRILVVAKLVRTGGDRGDATVLPESGRTILVNTAGGMGAWYEIDAPVKVDVDLTPPNPNLYLPCQNYSSPLLPSQDRTQVLEIATDVTDGTCKAYVATGLAHGTGDATGVSTTAVYRAVNLASRRCLDVDAGATENGTRIQQWTCNGALAQQWRPVRRAAGVFSFVNPKSGKCLDVPNGNISVDPGDKAHLWTCNGTGAQQWLPVAVGRSAYVLKPRNNQALCLDVANGSTADGAEARVTPCSNAGTQIWYLDPKA